A window of Candidatus Poribacteria bacterium genomic DNA:
GACCATCGTTCACCGTCTTTGGCAGAGACATCGAGTTCCGATGGACGTCGAAGGACTGGCAGCTCGAATGGATGAAGCGCGCGAAGTTCCTGCGCCGCCTGTTGCCGCAGTGGCATCGACGCGAGAAGGACTTCCGCGACTGGTACCTCGCGCGCGTGGACGAGTTCCAGTGCCGCGGGGACCACGAGTACGCGGCGTGGGTGGACGTGCTCTCTTGCCCCGATGAGGCTCGCGGCTACAGGAGCATCCGGTATCCGAAGATGGACGCCGCGCGCGCGCGCGCCGAGGAGATCCTGGCGAGCCTGAAACCTGTTGCCGAGGGCGGCGCATCCTAGCCGATTGCCTTGACTGACGCAACCGGGTTGGCTACGATGACGGTGGACGTGCCTGGGCACGTCGATACCGACTTCACGACGAAGTCGGTTTCATTGCGCAGCATAAATGAGAATGAGTCTCATACGCTATTATGTGGGCGATGAGACGGCTCAAGGAAGGGGTCGGAATGTCGCGCTGGACGCGAAACGTGCTGGCGGCGCTGAGTATCGCCCTCGGTGTGGCGACGACGGCAAAGGCGGATGAGCGTCTGTTCACCTACACCTACGAACCAAAGGTTCTGCCCAAAGGAGCCGTCGAGCTCGAACAGTGGGCGACGATGCGGAACGGTCGAGACGAGGGCATCTACACGCGTTGGGACTTACGAACCGAGATCGAGGTCGGGTTGACCGACCGCCTGACGACCGCCATCTATGCGAATTCGTCGAACAAATACGAGTGGAAGCCGGGCAAGGCTGCCACCAACGGAACCTACTTCCGGGGCATCTCGTCCGAGTGGAAGCTGAAGTTGCTCGATCCGACCGCAGACCCGATCGGCGTGCTGCTGTACGGCGAGGTCGCGGTGGATCGGCGCGAGTGGGAAGCCGAAGGCAAGCTCGTCGTGGGGAAGAACATCGGCCCCCTCACCGTGGCTGCGAACGCCATCTTCGAGCAGGAGTGGAAAGCGACCCTCGACGCCGCTGGCGAGATCGGTTCTGAGACGGAGCAGATCGTCGAAGGCGTGGGTGGGCTCTCGTACCGTATCGGCTCTGTTGCCGTCGGGGCGGAAGCGCGATCTCACACCGTCATCGAGGGAGACGAGAAAGAAACTGCCGTGTTCCTCGGTCCTGCGGTCCATGCCGCAGGCGAGAAGTGGTGGGCAACCCTGACCGTGCTCCGGCAGCTCAGTGACGAGTATGGTTCCCATGAGCGAACGGAGTCGAGACTCCTCATCGGGCTCCACCTGTGAGGTGGCGGCGAATCTGCGCGCTGATGCTCTCGGTTGGCGTGATTCTGGGCGTGGCGGCATGCGCTGCCACGCTCCCATCCGTCACGTCGGAGCTATCTCAGCGGTCTGGTCTGTCCGCTGAGTCCCTCCGGCGCGGTCGTTCGCTCTACGTCGCCAAGTGCAGCGGATGCCATGCGCTATACAGCCCTTCACACTATGCCTCAGCCGAGCAATGGCGGGCGTCCATCGCGGAGATGTCGGTTCGATCCCGACTGAGCGATGACGAACCCGACGTGATCGCCGCCTACCTGATCGCTGCCAGTGCTGTCCGTCGTTGATGCGATGCGGCGAGCTCTCTGTGGGCTCTTTGCAGTCCGAACGATTCGGCTATTCATCCAGTAGGTTCGTCTTGCACCTGAATCCGTCACGGATAGGGAAATACCTCGGTCCGCCGAGACCTCCGGTGACTGGGAGCGCGGTCCTCTTGCTTGCGAAGCCCTGCGATGAGATGGCATCTGGTCGTTCTCGCCGTGCCATTTCTACTGGTTGGCTTGCGGCTGGCGCCGCTGCTGATCTGGACGGTCGGGTTGCGCCGCAAGCCCGGAACACCCTTGCTCGTGTCGATGGCGATGGGCTGCATGAGCGCCGTCTGCTGCGTCGGATTCCTGGCGGTGGGCGTCGCGCTTCTGCTGCGGGGGTTGCGGGTCTGGTAGGCCGACGGCATGCTCTGCACATCGACCGGCTCCGTTTGGGAGGGACAAGCATTGGAATCGACGGCAATCGTCTTCACGGGTCCTCGACAGGTCGAGGTGCAGCAGCGCTCATTGGCTGACCCGGGCCCGCGCGGAGTGACGGTGCAGACGCTCGTGAACCTGATGAGCATGGGAACCGAGCTCATTTGCTATCGCGGCGAATCGGACCCTGGAACTCACTGGCACGGCTGGGTGAGGTATCCGTTCCATCCGGGCTATAGCTGCGTCGGTGAAGTGGTCGCTGTTGGGTCGAACGTCTCCGAGTTCCGCGAGGGAGATCGGCTCTTCGCCTGCGTTTCCCATGCATCGCACGCGAACGTCTCGGCGGACTGGGGCAACGTCGTGAGGCTGCCGGATGGCGTGTCGGTGGAGGAAGCCGCGTGGTGTAAGCTCGCGACGATCACCCAGACGGGCGTGCGGCAGGCGAAGCACTCGATGGGCGATACCGCCGTCGTGATCGGGTTGGGCCCGCTGGGTCAGCTCATTGTGCAGTATCTCCGCGTGCTCGGTCTGCGCGAGGTGCTCGCAATCGACCACGTGCAGCCGCGACTCGACCGCGCGTTGGCGCACGGAGCGACGGCGGCGTTCTGCGGGAGCGCCTCCGATGCGAAGCAGTTCGTCCTGGATCACACGGGCGGCGAGCTCGCCGATGTCGTCTACGATGTGACGGGCTTCCACGCGGTCTTTGCGATGGCGCTCCCGCTCGCGCGTCGCTACGGGACGGTGATCCTCCAGGGAGACAGCCCGCATCCCTCCAAGCAGCATCTGACGTTGGACGTGCTGACGCGGCAGTTGCGCATCATCGGAACGCACAACGAGAACCTGCCCGGCGAACTCGCCCACTGGACGCCCCGCCGTCAGGCTGAGCTCTTTCTGTCTTACGTGAGCCGAGGCGAGATGCAGGTCGCCGATCTGATCACGCACCGGTTCCGCGCGGAAGATGCGGGAGAGGCGTACGCGTCGCTCGACAGGAACCGGGGTGACTCCGCCGGAGTGCTCTTCGACTGGAGGTGACGGAGCCCTACGGGATCGTCACTTCGGCGCCTGCCGCCGCGGATCGGTAGACGGCGTCGAGCATCTTCAGGACGGTCAGGCAGTTCTCGAACGACGAGATCGGCTGAGTGCCGTTCAAGGCGCAGTCTGCGAAGTAGCGGAACTGGGACGGCTCCGGGGCGGTCGCTAGGTCTGGCGTCGCATCGACCACCTTGCCGTCCTGCTCTGCTGCGATGCCGAAGGGCCAGAGCGTTGCGCCGCCCTGGGTTCCCATGAGCCGGACGCCGATGGCTTCGTGGAGGACGTAACCCGCCCAGCCGTTGTCCATGAGCACGCTCGCGCCGTTGTCGAAGTGGATCATCGCCGTCGCGAGGTCTTCGACGCTGAACTGCTCGGGCGTCGGCGTGCCGGTCCAGCCGCTGGCTCCCTTTCCACGGGGTCCGAACTCCGCGTAGGTCGCCCCGCTGACGCGCGTCGGGTTCGGGCATCCCATGAGCCACCAGAGCACGTCGAGGAAGTGGACGCCGTTGTCGATCATGGGCCCGCCGCCCGACAGCGGCTTGCGTGTGAACCAGCCGCCCATGCCGGGGATTCCGCCCAGCGCGCGCAGGTAGGTCGTCCATCCGTAGTAGATTGCGCCGAGCTCTCCGGCGTCCAATCGCTGACGGATCGCGACGGCTTCCTTCGTGTATCGGAACTTCATGGCGACCATGGCGACCTTGCCGGACCTCCGCGCCGCCTCGACCATCCGCTCGCCGTTCTCGACGCTGTTCGCCAGCGGCTTCTCGCAGAGCACGTGCTTGCCGGATTCGAGCGCCCGAACGCTGATCGGCGCGTGGAGGTAGTTCGGGACACACACGCTGACGGCATCGACCTCGTCGTCGTCGCAGAGAGCCTCATACTCCGTGTAGAGCTTCTCGACGCCGTAGCGCTCTTTCGCCGATGCGAGCCGACCAGGATCGACGTCGCAGACGGCGACGAGGTTCGTGTTCTCCGTCGAAGCGTACGAGTCCGCGTGCCATCGTCCGATACCGAGACCTACCACCGCGACATTGAGTCTGTCCATCACACCACTCCTACTGAGACCGTGCTCGCGCAGCCTCCTGCACCATGTCGTAGAAGTCCCTGGCTGCGCGCAACTCGCCCAGGGTCTCATCTCGATGACGGG
This region includes:
- a CDS encoding cytochrome c yields the protein MRWRRICALMLSVGVILGVAACAATLPSVTSELSQRSGLSAESLRRGRSLYVAKCSGCHALYSPSHYASAEQWRASIAEMSVRSRLSDDEPDVIAAYLIAASAVRR
- a CDS encoding Gfo/Idh/MocA family oxidoreductase, with amino-acid sequence MRPWASCAQPGTSTTWCRRLREHGLSRSGVMDRLNVAVVGLGIGRWHADSYASTENTNLVAVCDVDPGRLASAKERYGVEKLYTEYEALCDDDEVDAVSVCVPNYLHAPISVRALESGKHVLCEKPLANSVENGERMVEAARRSGKVAMVAMKFRYTKEAVAIRQRLDAGELGAIYYGWTTYLRALGGIPGMGGWFTRKPLSGGGPMIDNGVHFLDVLWWLMGCPNPTRVSGATYAEFGPRGKGASGWTGTPTPEQFSVEDLATAMIHFDNGASVLMDNGWAGYVLHEAIGVRLMGTQGGATLWPFGIAAEQDGKVVDATPDLATAPEPSQFRYFADCALNGTQPISSFENCLTVLKMLDAVYRSAAAGAEVTIP
- a CDS encoding zinc-binding alcohol dehydrogenase; the protein is MLCTSTGSVWEGQALESTAIVFTGPRQVEVQQRSLADPGPRGVTVQTLVNLMSMGTELICYRGESDPGTHWHGWVRYPFHPGYSCVGEVVAVGSNVSEFREGDRLFACVSHASHANVSADWGNVVRLPDGVSVEEAAWCKLATITQTGVRQAKHSMGDTAVVIGLGPLGQLIVQYLRVLGLREVLAIDHVQPRLDRALAHGATAAFCGSASDAKQFVLDHTGGELADVVYDVTGFHAVFAMALPLARRYGTVILQGDSPHPSKQHLTLDVLTRQLRIIGTHNENLPGELAHWTPRRQAELFLSYVSRGEMQVADLITHRFRAEDAGEAYASLDRNRGDSAGVLFDWR